The proteins below come from a single Mytilus edulis chromosome 5, xbMytEdul2.2, whole genome shotgun sequence genomic window:
- the LOC139522611 gene encoding uncharacterized protein — protein sequence MYCNETITKKTLLHEKTPFDIIRTYDELALDDGGRHTDRSACKEVTCSGGETSEKFIGCLIEGVCLPFGEYKNDIDTCKRTTCLQKGNGYTFNTTLYGCTDSNDVCHPGGTTWEWNTCFTIGCRVTSEHTAEEYLVKAGCLYNGKCMDIGQPFKSSKSDCLTYECTETNKTYGLKLVDETHIPQRYEVC from the exons ATGTATTGCAATGaaactataacaaagaaaaccTTACTTCATGAAAAGA cgcccttcgatataATACGTACGTACGATGAATTGGCATTGGACGATGGTGGTAGACATACAGACAGATCAGCATGTAAAGAAGTCACATGTTCAGGCGGGGAAACGTCGGAAAAATTCAtag GGTGTTTAATTGAAGGTGTATGTTTACCGTTTGGCGAATATAAGAATGATATTGATACTTGCAAAAGAACAACATGCCTTCAGAAAGGAAACGGATATACATTTAATACAACATTATATG GTTGTACAGATAGCAACGATGTGTGTCATCCCGGAGGAACAACGTGGGAATGGAATACTTGTTTTACTATTGGTTGCAGGGTCACAAGTGAACACACGGCAGAGGAATATCTTGTTAAAGCAG GTTGTCTCTACAATGGAAAATGTATGGATATTGGTCAACCGTTTAAGAGCAGCAAGTCTGATTGTCTCACTTATGAATGCACGGAGACAAACAAAACATATGGATTAAAATTAGTTGACGAAA CACATATTCCTCAACGATATGAggtttgctaa